In Theropithecus gelada isolate Dixy chromosome 13, Tgel_1.0, whole genome shotgun sequence, one DNA window encodes the following:
- the SMYD5 gene encoding SET and MYND domain-containing protein 5: protein MAASTCDVFSFCVGVAGRARVSVEVRFVSSAKGKGLFATQLIRKGETIFVERPLVAAQFLWNALYRYRACDHCLRALEKAEENAQRLTGKPGQVLPHPELCTVRKDLHQNCPHCQVMYCSAECRLAATEQYHQVLCPGPSQDDPLHPLNKLQEAWRSVHYPPETASIMLMARMVATVKQAKDKDRWIRLFSQFCNKTANEEEEIVHKLLGDKFKGQLELLRRLFTEALYEEAVSQWFTPDGFRSLFALVGTNGQGIGTSSLSQWVHACDALELKPQDREQLDIFIDQLYKDIEAATGEFLNCEGSGLFVLQSCCNHSCVPNAETSFPENNFLLHVTALEDIKPGEEICISYLDCCQRERSRHSRHKILRENYLFVCSCPKCLAEADEPNVTSEEEEEEEEEEEGEPEDAELGDEMTDV, encoded by the exons ATGGCGGCCTCCACGTGCGACGTGTTCTCCTTCTGCGTGGGCGTGGCGGGCCGCGCCCGGGTCTCCGTGGAAGTCCGTTTCGTGAGCAGCGCCAAG GGAAAGGGCCTGTTTGCCACACAGCTGATCCGGAAGGGGGAGACCATCTTCGTAGAACGGCCCCTGGTGGCTGCACAGTTTCTCTGGAATGCACTTTATCGCTACCGAG CCTGTGACCACTGCCTTCGGGCActggagaaggcagaggagaaTGCCCAGAGGCTGACCGGGAAACCAGGCCAGGTTCTGCCTCACCCAGAGCTGTGCACTGTGCGCAAGGACCTCCACCAGAACTGTCCTCATTGCCAA GTGATGTACTGCAGTGCAGAATGTCGGCTGGCAGCCACTGAGCAATACCACCAGGTCCTGTGCCCAGGCCCTTCCCAGGATGACCCCTTGCATCCTCTCAATAAGCTTCAGGAGGCATGGAG gaGCGTTCACTACCCACCTGAGACTGCAAGCATCATGTTGATGGCCAGGATGGTGGCCACAGTGAAGCAG GCGAAGGACAAGGACCGTTGGATCAGGCTCTTCTCCCAGTTCTGTAACAAAACAGCCAACGAAGAGGAGGAAATTGTCCATAAACTTCTGGGAGACAAATTCAAG GGCCAACTGGAACTTCTGCGGAGACTGTTCACAGAGGCCCTCTATGAGGAAGCAGTCAGTCAG TGGTTCACTCCAGATGGATTCCGGTCTCTCTTTGCTCTTGTTGGGACCAATGGCCAAGGAATCGGGACCAG CTCCCTAAGCCAGTGGGTCCATGCCTGTGACGCTCTGGAGTTGAAGCCTCAGGACCGTGAGCAACTTGACATCTTCATTGACCAGCTGTACAAGGACATCGAGGCAG CAACTGGAGAGTTTCTTAACTGTGAAGGATCTGGCCTCTTTGTGCTTCAGAGCTGCT GCAACCACAGTTGTGTGCCCAATGCAGAGACCTCCTTTCCAGAAAACAACTTCCTTTTGCATGTCACTGCTCTGGAGGATATTAAGCCAGGAGAG GAAATTTGTATCAGCTACTTGGACTGCTGTCAGCGGGAGCGCAGCCGCCACAGCCGCCACAAGATCCTCAG GGAGAACTATCTGTTTGTCTGTTCCTGCCCCAAATGCCTGGCAGAGGCTGATGAACCCAATGTGAcctcagaagaggaagaggaggaagaggaggaggaggaaggagagccaGAAGATGCAGAGCTGGGGGATGAGATGACTGATGTGTGA
- the PRADC1 gene encoding protease-associated domain-containing protein 1: protein MVPGAAGWCCLVLWLPACVAAHGFRIHDYLYFQVLSPGDIRYIFTATPAKDFGGIFHTRYEQIHLVPAEPPEACGELSNGFFIQDQIALVERGGCSFLSKTRVVQEHGGRAVIISDNAVDNDSFYVEMIQDSTQRTADIPALFLLGRDGYMIRRSLEQHGLPWAIISIPVNVTSIPTFELLQPPWTFW, encoded by the exons ATGGTCCCCGGCGCCGCGGGCTGGTGTTGTCTCGTGCTCTGGCTCCCCGCGTGCGTCGCGGCCCACG GCTTCCGTATCCATGATTATTTGTACTTTCAAGTGCTGAGTCCTGGGGACATTCGATACATCTTCACAGCCACACCTGCCAAGGACTTTGGTGGTATCTTT CACACAAGGTATGAGCAGATTCACCTTGTCCCCGCTGAACCTCCAGAGGCCTGTGGGGAACTCAGTAACGGTTTCTTCATCCAGGACCAGATTGCTCTGGTGGAGAGGGG GGGCTGCTCCTTCCTCTCCAAGACTCGGGTGGTCCAGGAGCACGGCGGGCGGGCAGTGATCATCTCTGACAACGCAGTTGACAATGACAGCTTCTACGTGGAGATGATCCAGGACAGTACCCAGCGCACAGCTGACATCCCCGCCCTCTTCCTGCTCGGCCGAGATGG CTACATGATCCGCCGCTCTCTGGAACAGCATGGGCTGCCATGGGCCATCATTTCCATCCCAGTCAATGTCACCAGCATCCCCACCTTTGAGCTGCTGCAACCACCCTGGACCTTCTGGTAG